The genomic interval ACGATCAACCGCGCGGAAACGATCTACCTCTACGCCGACAAGGGCTACGTCGGCGGCGAGAGCGATCTGCTCCTCGTGCCCCGTAAGAAGCCCGCGAACGGCGAACTTTCCGACGGCCTCAAGGAGAGCAACCGCGTCCTCGCGGCCACCCGCGCACCCGGCGAACGCGGCTTCGCGGTCCTGAAGAACTGGCGCGTGCTCAGCCGTTTCCGCGGCTGCCCACGCCGGGTCGGCGAGTTCACCCAGGCCGTCTTCGTCCTGGAACAGGAGGGAATCTAGAAAAACAAACTTTGAAAATGCTCGCTATGTCGTTACGATCGAGTCGACGAACCAACCCTTCGACATCGAAGTCAGTGCCGGAGTAGGAGACAGGTTCGGCTCGTACCTCCGCTTTTGCCTGTTCCTCGACCTCTTCTTCAGTGAGAAGAACAGGCTCCGACAACGCGTCGTCGGCGCCCGGGCCCTGTGGCACGCTCATGTAGATCACCGTATCGCACGGCAGGGAACCGGATG from Parafrankia discariae carries:
- a CDS encoding transposase family protein, which codes for TINRAETIYLYADKGYVGGESDLLLVPRKKPANGELSDGLKESNRVLAATRAPGERGFAVLKNWRVLSRFRGCPRRVGEFTQAVFVLEQEGI